One segment of Leptospirillum ferrooxidans C2-3 DNA contains the following:
- a CDS encoding 2-amino-4-hydroxy-6-hydroxymethyldihydropteridine diphosphokinase: MIAGVSLGGNLPGSRIAIERCLSSMFQSSFFRLTGMSSFARTLAWGTPAPSYDNVVVVGVTRLCVPGFFNWLNELERKVPRRGKGRLWPRILDIDFLFSFPPSSGHPPDLILPHHALPSRETLRHLLDEASRQARLPSDLRDSLCGTLSSGSPPGSAPIARPGAFFWKRGFDH, from the coding sequence GTGATTGCAGGAGTTTCACTCGGAGGAAATCTTCCCGGGTCGAGAATAGCAATTGAAAGATGTCTCTCCAGTATGTTTCAAAGCTCTTTTTTCAGATTGACAGGAATGTCTTCTTTTGCCCGGACACTGGCTTGGGGAACTCCGGCTCCTTCCTATGACAATGTTGTTGTTGTCGGGGTGACCAGGCTATGTGTTCCGGGTTTTTTTAACTGGCTCAATGAACTTGAACGAAAAGTCCCCAGAAGAGGTAAGGGAAGGCTCTGGCCTCGTATCCTGGATATCGACTTTCTTTTTTCCTTTCCTCCATCATCCGGTCACCCACCGGATCTGATTCTCCCTCACCATGCGTTGCCATCGCGGGAAACCTTGCGCCATCTTCTTGATGAAGCATCCCGTCAGGCTAGGCTGCCTTCGGATCTTCGTGACAGTTTATGTGGAACTCTATCGTCCGGTTCTCCCCCCGGGAGCGCTCCGATTGCCAGGCCAGGTGCTTTTTTCTGGAAAAGGGGGTTTGATCATTGA